The nucleotide sequence AAGACGACCCGAGCCTGCTGGTCGAGGCTCCCCGGGTGTGGCAGGAACGCTCCTCCACCCTCGCCTATCTCCGACGGCGCTGGCGCAACCCCCAGGAACGGCTCCTCGCCGACCTCGGCCGCGCGAGCCGTCTCTTCCCGCCGCTGCAGCGCAGCCTGCAGGAGCCGCGGCCCACCGGGTGTCCCCTTTCGACGGACGAGGCGTACCGCTTCCTGCGGGAATGGGCGCCGGCGCTGGAACAGGCCGGCTTCGGCGTGCTCATCCCCGGGTGGTGGCGCAAGCCCGAGCGGCCCGCGCTGCGCCTGACGGCCCGCAGCGCCGCCGGTCCGTCGGCCTCCCGCAGCGCCGGCCTGGGGCGCGAGGGGCTCGTGCAGTTCCACTGGGAGGTCGCGCTGGGGGGCCAGGTGATCCCGGCCGACGAGTTCCGCCGGCTGGCGCGCCTCAAGCTGCCGCTCGTGCAGGTGCGCGGGCAGTGGGTCGAGCTCGACCCGGCCCAGGTGCAGCAGACGCTGCAGATGCTGGAACGGCACGCCGTCCGGGAGGGCACCGTCGCCGACCTGGCGCGCATCTTCCTCTCGGGCTCCGTCCCGTCGGGCTCCGTCGAAGGCCCCGCCAGCTACGCTCCCGGCGACGGGGCGGGGGCCATCGAGGTTCGCAGCATCCGGGCCGACCCGGCGCTCACGAAGGTGCTGGAGCGGCTACGGGCGCTCGCCGGGCACGGGAACGGCGGCACCGCCGGGCAGGGCGGGGTGCAAAGCAACGGCAGGGGGGCCAGGCAAGGCACGGCCGACGGCGCCGCGCTGCCGGCCGTCCCGCAGCCCGCGGCCTTCGCCGGGCAGCTTCGCCCGTACCAGCTCCAGGGATTGGCATGGCTGTGGTGGCTCGACAGCGCCGGGTTGGGGGCCTGCCTGGCCGACGACATGGGCCTGGGCAAGACGGTCCAGATCATCGCGCTGCTCCTGCACGAGCGGCAGGAGCAGGCGGCCGGCGACGGTGCCGGGCCGGCTCGCGTGGGCCCGACCCTCATCGTGTGCCCGATGTCGGTGGTGGGCAACTGGCAGCGGGAGATCGAGCGGTTCGGCCCGACGCTGCGGGTGCTGGTGCACCACGGCCCCCAGCGCCTCACGGGGCGCCGGTTCGCCAGGGCTGCGGCAGCCTCCGACGTGGTCATCACGACATACGGGCTGGTGCACCGGGACTTAGAGGCGCTGCAGGCCGTGCGCTGGCATCGGGTCGTCCTCGACGAAGCGCAAAACATCAAAAACCCTTCCGCGCGCCAAAGCCAGGCCGCCCGGGCCCTGCCGGCCGCCCGGCGCATCGCCCTGACGGGCACGCCCATCGAGAACCGCCTCTCCGAGCTGTGGTCCATCATGCACTTCCTCAACCCCGGCTATCTGGGCTCGGCCCAGGGCTTTCACCGCCGTTTCGCCATCCCCATCGAACGTTACGGCGACGAGCGCCAGGCCGCCGTCCTGCGCCACCTGGTAAGGCCGTTCGTGCTGCGGCGGCTCAAGACCGACCCCCGGGTCGTGCAGGACCTGCCCGAGAAGATGGAGATGAAGGTGTTCTGCCCCCTGACGCCCGAGCAGGCGACCCTGTACCAGGCGGTCGTCGACGACCTGATGCAAGAGCTCGAGAGCATCGAGGGCACACCGGCCCAGCCGCCGGGCGACGACGGGGCCGGCGAAACGGGCGGCGGGCAGCCTGGGGAGGCCGCCGGCGCGCCGCCCGGGATCCGGCGCCGCGGCGTGGTCCTGGCGGCGCTGACCAAGCTCAAGCAGATCTGCGATCACCCGGCCCTTTTCCTGCAGGACGACAGCGCGCTGGAGGGGCACAACGGGGAAGCGCGCTCCGGCAAGCTCGCGCGCCTGGCCGAGATGCTCGACGAACTGCTGGCGGCAGGCGACCGGGCGCTGGTCTTCACGCAGTTCGCCTCGATGGGCTCCCTGCTGGAGCGCTACCTGCCGGCCCGCCTGGGACAGCCCGTCCTCTTCCTGCACGGCGGCACCCCCAAGCGCAAGCGCGACGAGCTCGTGGCAGCTTTCCAGGGTGGCGAGGCGCCGGTGCTCGTGGCCTCGCTGAAGGCAGGCGGCGTCGGGCTCAATTTGACGGCGGCCAACCACGTCTTTCACTTCGACCGCTGGTGGAACCCCGCCGTCGAGGACCAGGCCACCGACCGGGCTTTTCGCATCGGGCAGCGGCGCAACGTGCAGGTGCACAAGTTCATCTGCCAGGGCACTCTCGAAGAACGCATCGACCAGCTCATGGAACGCAAGCGTGGCCTGGCCGACCGCATCGTCGGCGCCGGCGAGCAATGGCTCACGGAACTCACCAACGCCCAGCTGCGGGAGCTCCTGCGCCTGTCGGCCGACGCCATCGGAGGCGACGAACGTGACTGACTGGGGACGCTACAGCCCCTGGCCCGAGCGGACGCAACCGATACCGGTCGAGGGCGGCATACGCGCCCGCAGCCGGAAGGGAGCCATCGGCGAGACGTGGTGGTCGAGGCGATGGGTGGCGGTGCTCGAGTCGTTCGGGTACGGCAACCGGCTCGCCCGGGGGCGGGTCTACGCGAGGCGGGGACAGGTCCTCGCCATCGACGTGCATCCCGGGCAGGCGAAGGCTCGGGTGCAGGGCTTCCGGGTTACGCCGTACCGGGTCGAGATCCGCTTGCCGGTGTTAACGGACCCCCAGTGGGAGGCGGCCACCCGGCAGATGGCGAGCCGGGCGGTGTTCGCAGCGCAGCTGCTCGCCGGCGAGATGCCGGAAGACATCGAGGAGGCCTTCGAGACGGCCGGGCTGAGCCTGTTTCCCAAGAGCAGCCGGGAACTCGTCACGTCGTGTTCGTGCCCGGATTGGGCTAACCCGTGCAAGCACGTCGCGGCCGTCTACTACCTGCTGGCGGAGGAGTTCGACCGGGATCCCTTCCTCCTCTTCACACTGCGGGGGCGCACGAAGGAGCAGCTTCTCGAGGCGCTGCGGGCGTTGCGCGCCGGGGCGCCCGAGAAGGCGATGCAAACATCCTCCGATACCGCCGGTTCATCCGATACCACCGGTTCACCGGCCACGGATGGCGTCCCGGCCGCGAACGGCGGGCCGGCGGCGGGCGCCATGCCGGAGGCGGAAGACCCTTTGTTCGACGCCTTGTTGCGGCCATTGGCCTCTCCCGCCGCCCAGAGCGCCCCGAGCGAGCTTCCCCGCCTCGCCCGCATGCCGGCGCCCCCCGCCGTCGATGCGGCCATCCTCCGCCAGCTCGGACCTTCCGGGATCACCCTCTCCGGCCGTGACCTGGTCGAGGTGCTGGAACCCGTCTATCCCCTCGTGACCCGGTACGTCATGCGCCTGAGCTCGTGCGAGTAGCGCCTGCGGCGCGACGCGGCCCCCTCTTCGAACTGCCTGTCCTCGTCCGGCTCTCCTGCCAGCGGCTCGTGGACGGTAGTCCTCAGTCCACAGCGACGAGTCCACGAGGACGCCCTTGCCCGCCGCCAGGCCATAGGCGCCGGGCCATGGCTACTCTCGCCGCCCCAACTCGTGCAGTTGCCGGTTGAGCCGGCCAACTGCGTCCAGGATCGCCGGATCGTCGGTCTTGATGCGCGCGACCAGCTCTGTGGCCTGGTTGAAATCGCCCTCCTGCAGGCTCAGAGCCGCCAGGTTGAACAATACGGCCGGGTCATCCGGCATCAGCTTCCGGGCCATCTCGAGATAGACTCTGGCTTCTCGCAGCTTTCCTTCCTTGCGCAACAGATTGGCGTACGTGACGGCAGCCGGCGGCCACACGCGCTCGCCTTCCAGCAGCAGTCCCTCCAGGATCTTCTTGGCTTCCTCGACCCTGCCGGCGTCCCTGAGTGCCAGGGCCTCCCGGTGCTTCTCGTCCAATTCCGGATCGTGGCCCATGACGACCGGCTTCTCGCGAAACGTCACGTACTGGACCCGCCCGTCGACGAGCACCCGCACCTTCTCTCCCAGCGCGAGCACGCCCGCCCGGACGAGCCCTTGGGCGGCGTCCATCTTCTGCCGCATCGTGGTGCGGTTCGAGAGGAAGATGGATCTCGCCAGTTGCTCGCCCCATTCGCCGGTGTAGGCCACGAGGGCCGTCAGTGCCGCTCCGCTCTCCTCGGGCCTGGCCACTCCGCTCTCGCGGTCCGCCTCTCGCCCGCCGCCTGCCCACGTCTCCCGCACCACCCGGTTCCACCCCGATGCCCCGCTCCCCAGCGTCGAGCTCAGGAGGAGCATCCGGTGCAGCGGATCCCGGGTCACCCGTTGGGCGATCTCCGCCACCCCGTCGTCGTCACCTCGGGCCTTCTCGAGCTCGGCAGCGAGATGCTCCGTCTCAGGCGTCTCGTACGGCAGGCGAAAGGGGGGCACCAGTCCGGCCTCGCAGAGCTGCGCGACCTCGGCGAACGCTTCCACGAACTCCCAGCGGCGCTCGTGGCTCTGCCGCCACGCTCGGCAAGCCGCCTCGAACCGCCGAAGATTGAACGCCGCAATGCCCCCGAAGTAGTGGCTTTGCGGGAGTACGTGATGAGCGCTCCATCGCCGGTAGAGATCCCACGCCCCCCGGTCGTCGCCCAGCGTCCCGGCCGCATGCAGGATGACGGCCGTGTATTCGAGCCACGTCCGGCGTGGCCCCGGGAACGTCGCTGCAGGGCCGCGCTCGAAGGCTCGCACCGCGGCGTCGAGGTGGCGGCGGGCGGCCTGTCGTTCGCCGAGCTCGTGACAGCACCGGGCCGCAATGGCGTGAGCAAACGGGTGGCCTGCGCCCTGTTGCGGCACCGCTGAATCGGACTGCGGCTGCGGCGCCGGCTCCAGGTTGGGCTGCAGGATCTTCAGAGCCTCTGCCGGGTCCTTGCGGTGCTCCAGCACCACCAGGGCCAGGTTGTTGAGCGCCGCGGGGATGGGAGATATCGCGGTGGCGCGCTCGAAGCATGCGAGCGCCCGCTGCATGTCCCCGCGCTCGAGGGCCGCCCGCCCCTCGTCCACCATGCGCTCGGCTTTCACGGCAAGGCCACCGGCGCCTCTACCCACGCCCGGGCCACTCCCTCCCGGAAACACCGCTCGCCGCCGCACCGGAGTCGCTCCTTCCATGACCACGCCCGGCTGCCCTTCCCCGGCCTTCCATTCCGGCCAGCTGCGCGATTTCCTGCGGCCCCATAGACAGCGGGTGACCTCGATGTCCTCATGCGAAAGGCCGACCACTCCCCATCGGGCCCGCGGCCTCCGCTTCTTCCGTGTCGTTGCCGATGAGCAGGCGCAGCGCTCGGTGGTTGGTGGCGTCCCGGCGAACCACGGCGTTGCGCCTGGTGCGGCTTTTTCATGGCCACGTGTGGGGGTCTTAGCCTGGCCACGGACAGACCGTACTGGGGTCGCGACCAGAAGCTACCGACTTGCAGTGCCGTGGTTGGAAGAACCCTGGCCATTGCCCTCACCCCTCATCTCGTTCCCCTCTACCAACGGCCGGAGCATGGAAAGCAGTTGCGGAAGGTCCCGCTGGACGGTCTCCCACACCAGGTCATGCCTGCCGTATAGCGCTGGATTTTACTGATGGCATCCAGGATGTGACGAACGAAAACCAGGTCGTCACGCTCGGCGGGCATAGATGACCTCCATCGACGCCAGGATACGGTCCTTCAGGTAAGGGCTCAGGCCGTCCGGTGTGACCAAGTCAACCTTGCGGCCGAGCAGGGTTTCCAGCTCCTCAAGGATGCGACAGTACTCCAACAGCCCCGTCCGGACGCCCGGGTTAAACTGAACCAGCACGTCTACGTCGCTATCGCTCCGGAAGTCCTCCCTTAGGACCGATCCGAAAAGCGACAATTCCTGAATATCATGCTTTTGGCAGAATCGCGCGATGGCCTCTGAGTCCAGTTCCAACCTAACGCCCACCGCTTGATTGCGCTCCCCTCACCCCGGGTGATCGTCCGGCGCAGCCACTCGGTGAGCCGCTTGCCGACGACGACCGTCGCCGCCGTCCGTGGCTCCCGGTACCCACTCCCATCCGCACCACAGGCGCATTGACCCTCGGGATGGTGTCGGCAGGCCCAGTATACCACGCCGCGGCCGTAGCGCTCCCGCTGCCGCCGACCAGGGTCCAGGCCAGCTCCAACCGCCTGCCCAGCTCCTCCGGGCCCGAGACCCCCATTCCGCTACCCCCGACCATCTGCCCGTCGACGCTTTACCCGGCCCCGTTAGGATCCGCCCCGCCCGCCCGGGCTCGTGCAGCGCCATGCGCCGCCCGCCTTCCTGTCGCACGGCATTACAGACCCGGTGACGAGGGGCGGGAGACAGCCGCCAAGGCTCCCCTTCACCGGACCCCGCCGCGCGCCGCTTCCTCCAGCCTGGCCAGTTCACCCAGGGCGCCCCTCACGTCCGCTGCACTGAAATGGGGCTTGAGCGCCAGGACGTCCCTCACCGTGCGTTCACTGTCGCGTCGCTTGCCGTCGAGCCCCTTGTGCAGGTAGTAGGTCGTCGCCAAGAGCTCAAGTATTCTCACCGGTCGGTGCCCCAAGTGCTCAACCGCCGCGGCGACCATCTCCTCCGGCTCTCGGGACACCTGCACCTGTTGCCCCAAAGCGGCAGGCCCGAGACGGTAGTGCACCCCGTAGCCACCCCGATCCGGCTCCGCCCGAAGCCAACCCCGCACCGCGGCTTTGCCCGAATTCCATTCAGGCTGCTCATTCCACGTGACCGGGCCCGCCTGTAACGGCGCCCTGCTCGCCCCCGTCCTTCACCTTGCGCCGGCCATGTCGGCGAGGATCGCCTCCATTGCACGCTCGACTTCCTCGGAACTCAACAAGGCGATCCGCGCCAAAGGGAGCTGGACTTCCAGCCTCTTGATCGCCTCGTGGCCCAGGAAGTAACCGGACTGGCGCCATCCT is from Limnochorda sp. L945t and encodes:
- a CDS encoding tetratricopeptide repeat protein, whose amino-acid sequence is MGRGAGGLAVKAERMVDEGRAALERGDMQRALACFERATAISPIPAALNNLALVVLEHRKDPAEALKILQPNLEPAPQPQSDSAVPQQGAGHPFAHAIAARCCHELGERQAARRHLDAAVRAFERGPAATFPGPRRTWLEYTAVILHAAGTLGDDRGAWDLYRRWSAHHVLPQSHYFGGIAAFNLRRFEAACRAWRQSHERRWEFVEAFAEVAQLCEAGLVPPFRLPYETPETEHLAAELEKARGDDDGVAEIAQRVTRDPLHRMLLLSSTLGSGASGWNRVVRETWAGGGREADRESGVARPEESGAALTALVAYTGEWGEQLARSIFLSNRTTMRQKMDAAQGLVRAGVLALGEKVRVLVDGRVQYVTFREKPVVMGHDPELDEKHREALALRDAGRVEEAKKILEGLLLEGERVWPPAAVTYANLLRKEGKLREARVYLEMARKLMPDDPAVLFNLAALSLQEGDFNQATELVARIKTDDPAILDAVGRLNRQLHELGRRE
- a CDS encoding nucleotidyltransferase family protein, which produces MGVRLELDSEAIARFCQKHDIQELSLFGSVLREDFRSDSDVDVLVQFNPGVRTGLLEYCRILEELETLLGRKVDLVTPDGLSPYLKDRILASMEVIYARRA
- a CDS encoding SWIM zinc finger family protein; protein product: MTDWGRYSPWPERTQPIPVEGGIRARSRKGAIGETWWSRRWVAVLESFGYGNRLARGRVYARRGQVLAIDVHPGQAKARVQGFRVTPYRVEIRLPVLTDPQWEAATRQMASRAVFAAQLLAGEMPEDIEEAFETAGLSLFPKSSRELVTSCSCPDWANPCKHVAAVYYLLAEEFDRDPFLLFTLRGRTKEQLLEALRALRAGAPEKAMQTSSDTAGSSDTTGSPATDGVPAANGGPAAGAMPEAEDPLFDALLRPLASPAAQSAPSELPRLARMPAPPAVDAAILRQLGPSGITLSGRDLVEVLEPVYPLVTRYVMRLSSCE
- a CDS encoding DEAD/DEAH box helicase, translated to MPTLEAAWDTRFLRIWTAPSPAGSVQDGEDRRRHGARPVELPVQQALAWLAKWPADRSGVARIPWTPPGGATVQAVAGPSVRYWAEVARFALELAAAQQFVPYLTATGEARWYPARFSPDQVRRVRAFAAAMPPECRSAAPSTPAAELLLDFLSAALDATVRQALAAAAPERADLGGFQPARSPSRRLAQRAADDEAVREWVAALTRSAEPPSSENGKARSRLRRDRQDGAARQRLRSALHAWLRPLFEEPEAEFRTCFRLVPPGTPSTPGGPETSGDVPSPAGGEPACGDQPWLVQFVLQAKDDPSLLVEAPRVWQERSSTLAYLRRRWRNPQERLLADLGRASRLFPPLQRSLQEPRPTGCPLSTDEAYRFLREWAPALEQAGFGVLIPGWWRKPERPALRLTARSAAGPSASRSAGLGREGLVQFHWEVALGGQVIPADEFRRLARLKLPLVQVRGQWVELDPAQVQQTLQMLERHAVREGTVADLARIFLSGSVPSGSVEGPASYAPGDGAGAIEVRSIRADPALTKVLERLRALAGHGNGGTAGQGGVQSNGRGARQGTADGAALPAVPQPAAFAGQLRPYQLQGLAWLWWLDSAGLGACLADDMGLGKTVQIIALLLHERQEQAAGDGAGPARVGPTLIVCPMSVVGNWQREIERFGPTLRVLVHHGPQRLTGRRFARAAAASDVVITTYGLVHRDLEALQAVRWHRVVLDEAQNIKNPSARQSQAARALPAARRIALTGTPIENRLSELWSIMHFLNPGYLGSAQGFHRRFAIPIERYGDERQAAVLRHLVRPFVLRRLKTDPRVVQDLPEKMEMKVFCPLTPEQATLYQAVVDDLMQELESIEGTPAQPPGDDGAGETGGGQPGEAAGAPPGIRRRGVVLAALTKLKQICDHPALFLQDDSALEGHNGEARSGKLARLAEMLDELLAAGDRALVFTQFASMGSLLERYLPARLGQPVLFLHGGTPKRKRDELVAAFQGGEAPVLVASLKAGGVGLNLTAANHVFHFDRWWNPAVEDQATDRAFRIGQRRNVQVHKFICQGTLEERIDQLMERKRGLADRIVGAGEQWLTELTNAQLRELLRLSADAIGGDERD